The window ggggacgaggaggaggcggcgagcctcatcggcggcggtgcgggcgaGGAGCGGCAACGGACAGGCGGTGCGACGgcgttgggcggcggcgagcggcggcggccctgcagggAGGCGGATGAGGCCGGATGAGGGCCAAAATCAAAGGAGGCGAGGGAGAGGATGCTACTCCCACGAGGAATCGGCGAGGGGGCTCACCGAGGCGGCGAATCGCGGCGGTGAGGAGCTCGGCCGGCGCCAATGGTGGAGGGggagggctagggtttgagggggaACGGGGCCGACCTCGGTAGAGGATGGGGCGAGCGAACGGATAAGGGCGTGAGGGAGGACGAGCGTGGCACGGCTGCCGaagatggccggcacgtggcacgaggttgaccggcggcggcgacgcgtgcgtgcggcgcgccgcgagcagaacagagagaggagagggagaggctgtCAGGTGGGGCTCGGCggggatttttattttctttccttttttttctgggCTGTGACAGTTGGGAAGAAGTAATACAGTACTGCACATCATGTCATCATCTGAAACAGTAGTGTACTATGTTTATGTCAAAGTTGGTAAGTTTGTTGATATGTTCCTGTGCACACCTGTATAGATTAATGCTGTTTTTTTGTTGGGGTGgtgggtggggggagggggggtgaaCCTGGCACAACAATTGTTTTCTGTAAGGCAGCGTATCCTATGAAAACCAGCTATCTTGTGCAAACTTTGAAAACTCCAACCAAGACCTCTGGATGGGCATCCGATGGATAGGGGTGGAGGTGGGACAATTTTGCAAATAACCACTCGCAATTAGCCTTGCTAATTTCATTTTTTGCAACTCAACCCCCGCAGCAACCCCGTCCGGCGCCCTGGGACGCGTTGTCCCCGTCGATTCGTTTCGACTCCGCCTCCCGTGATTCaagacgctgccgccgcccagtGAATCGCCAGACGCCGCCGGCTGCGAACGCGATGGAGCTCGGCGACGCCATGGAGTCTACGATCGACGTGGGCGGGCGGGCAACGGCCAACTCGCgaagggccggcggcgcggcgagaaaCGAAGGGGCGGcgggcgacgacgacgtcgtGTGAGTCCCGCGAGGACGACGGCGTTTGCGAttcgctgggcggcggcgtcttGAATCGCGGGAGGCAGAGTCAACACAAAGCGACACGGATGACGCGTCCCAGGCGCCGGACAGGGTTTCTGCCGGGGAGATTTGCAAAAAACAAGATTAGCAAGGATAATCGCGGGCGGTTATTTGCAAAATTGTTCCACCTCCATCCCTATCCATCGGATGCCCATCCAAAGGTCTTGATTGAAGTTTCCAAAGTTTACGTAGGATAGCTGGTTTCCATAGGATACGCTCCCTTTCTGTAAATGCTTCCAGTATGACCAACTTTACACACATGGCATGCCTAAGAAATAACAGTTGACATCAGCATAGATTTTTGCTAAATAATACCTATTTTATTTTTAGCACTCTATTTTAtatggtgctgaatgttggcctacaaaaaggcgacatgtccagcaactgagtgtagcagagatgcggatgttgcggtggttttgcgggcacacaaggagagagagagtctggaacgaagttatttgggaaagggtaggggtggcaccaattgaggagaaacttacccaacatcggttgagatggtttggacatgtccaacggaggcctccggaggcgccggtgcgtagtggggtgctaAAGCGTGCCGATaaggttaagagagaccttaaagattgggATATCTCTGAGGATGTAGCTTTGGAtatgagcgcttggagactagctatcaacgtgcctgaaccgtgacctttgtgtcttttgggtttcatctctagcctaccccaactcgcttgggataaaatgctatgttgttgttgttgttgtataacTATCTAGTTACCATATTTTCTTCATGTTGCCACTAGTTTTTTTGGCGCAGTTTCTTACTATGCCTATCTTGTATTTAACGCATCTTTTTATCATATTAGGTATTAGTCCCCtgtgatcatcatcatcaccaccacAGTGATGCATTCTTCAGAAAATAAATCGGTATGCTCCAATTCCGGACGATCATCAAAAAGGAGGAAAGAGACCTCTTCAGAGTTGGTTCCTGTATCAAACAGACGAAGTCGACGTAATGCTTCCCACCAGTGTAAATCCGATTCTCCTTTGAAGAGATCACCAAGGAAAGTTAGGAATGCTACTCTGGCAAAAAGCATAACGAAGAAATATCATTGTAGCCCTCTGAAGCGGTGGAAGAATTCAGATTCTGTTGCTGGAAAAACTGTAACAGGACTAGtagcgaggaggaagaaaagaagaaaaaggcaAAATATTGATGAAACAATTCGTTTGGAAAGAAGAGCGAGATATTTTCTAATCAAGATAAAATTGGAGCAGAATTTATTAGATGCTTACTCTggggatggatggaatggccaAAGGTGCACACTATGCTCTAACTGCTGTCATCTGCTGGTGAaagaaaaatttcaaatctatgtATCCACCTAGAGTTAATGCATTTTTCATTTAAAAAGTAACCTGAATAACATTATCATGTCGGGATAAAATTTTCTGGAGGGAGGAAGTTCACATAAATGTAACGTAGCTTAGACTTTTAAGGCTTGAAGCCAACAAGACATCAATTTGTTTGGAACTTATATACTCCACGTAGAATAGCTTCGTGTGGCTAATACGACAAGGACACACTTTTAAGCAATTAAGTTTTCTTAATTGTAGTAAGATCACAAGTCTAGGGATAATGCTGATCTGTTAATTTGTCGGAAGTATACTTTTGGACTTATGTGATTGAAGTTTATGAGATGAAAGTTCTGTACAGTACCTTTTGTTGACATGATCTAGTGAAAGTAGACTCTTATTTTCCTGCCTATTGTTTCAATAGAATCATGTTAACAGGCCATACTACTGTTGTTAATCAGTTCCACCTTGATGCTGTTATATaatttccttgcttatgttgCTCCGTTGCTTTTACGTATGAATTAGTACAGTAAAATATGGTATGATAGTAAATACTAAATAGTACACTAATTAAGTGCAACTTTCCGAACAGCCGAGAGAAAATAAAACCAGAGAAGGAACTGCAGCGTGCCAAGAAACAGATCATAAAATGCAAAATTGCTATACGTGATGTTATTCGTCAACTTGATTTGTATAATTCCACTGGGGGTGTTGATGACCCAGTGATGCCTCCAGTTGCACCTACCAATTCTGAACATGTACGTATACCATCAAGCGAATGACAGATGCTCTACTTCCACAGGATCTTTCAACTGATAAATTATCAATATTTGTTTTGCTAGATCATGTGTTCGAGATGCAAGTCTCATGAATCATTTCCCAGCAATAAAATTATCCTCTGCGAAGGGGCTTGCAAAAGGGCATATCATGAGAAATGTTCGGAACCTGCTTTAGAAAAAAATGGtattttatttcttcttttccttccaaaTATTcggttatttatttatttgatatGGTTGCTTGTTGAGATTAATGAGATTAAAtggtattatcttgcaccctcccccttccctccctcctATCTGTTTCAGCCTGTCATGCTGTTTTTTTGTATTTAGTGTGAATGTGTGATACAGCAATGGTCCTTTGCGGGGGCTCAAGGAGTTTCCCACCTCCTCGCCCTGGCAGGTCCAGCCACTTGGGGGTGTTTTCTGGTCTAGTGTTTCTGGTCATGTCTGTTTTTGTAAGAGTCTCTTAACCTTGTTGCTAGGGTGGGTTGCAGGCCCTTCTGATCTGTAACATTTTGGGGATCATTACccccttttcttcttaatatattgatgcgcagctctcctgcgcgttcgagaaaaaaaggCTGTTTGTTGACGGGTAAAAGTTATATGTCTAAGTCTTCGTTAGATTTGTCCCTTACTAAAAAAAGTTATCCGTCACTCCATCTAGGTTCCAGGTTGACTTTGAAAATCTGTGTTCAATTTTGCTCTATTTCATGTACTGCAAGGTTCCCAAGCACTCACAGTTGAATTTTACACTAATTCCTCTAACGTAAACATATTTTAGAGATCGGCTTCTTGCTGCCTAACTTTTTAGTTTTGCTCATTTGCTTCCTTGTATTACTTATTGTATCAAAAAAACATCACGTGTGACAAGTTGAGACAATCGAGCTGTCTGATTGCCCACATGGGCTGTAGATGGCCAAGGCTGGATGTAAAACCATTTGCATCTGCATACCAAAGTTCGCAGTTTGAATTCATTTGTTACTGACACTGCCAATGTTTAGTTTGCTTATCATGATTGTCATATGCAATACAGACATTTGATTGgcaattttactattttagcACAGACCCTAGCCAGCTGTGCCAATTGTCCAACTCAACCTGTGGTACGAGAGAACTTGTGCGGAAATTCAACGATATTGCAATTTATGGAACTGCAGTAAGCAAAGTGGAGGTTGCTAGGGACCAAAATCAGCACTAttagagtttagggtcaatCTTTAATTAGATAAGTCTGAAGTAGGTGCTAACTCAAGATTGTCTCTTGGTTTTTGAACTATTgtaattttttcttcttttctatgtAATAATGCTTTTATGTTGTAGTGCTGTTCACAATTCGGTATGCTTTTGCTTAGGTTCTGGATGCAATATACACCAGTGATTATTGAGTGGCATTCATTTTATAAGAACTGCTGCTTATTTTTTGAGTTACTGCTATTGTTTCTTTACATTATCTGGTTTTGCAATAGTTCTGTCAAACATTTTGCTCAGATACTTCACacaggccctgtttgtttccgatTATAATCGGCTTTTAGATGGAAATAAGCGATAATCCCACCAAACGCCTCGCTTATTTTCGCTTCTGTGGTAATCCGCTTCAGAGATTTGTACTACGAGATGCGAGAATCGAGAAGCGAGAAAATCTTCGCTTCTCTCGGCCACGCTTAGATTATAAGCTAATTGAAAACAAACAGGACCATAATAGAGCCATTCTATCACACAGCTTTTCTACTTTTAGTTTGTCATAATTATTTGAGCATGGGTAGATATGTACCTTAAATGTTGCTCACCTTCATCAGGATGAATTTTAAAAGATGATGTAATTTAATGCCTGATCTTATAATCTAGGAACTACAGATTCTGTTGTGATGGTGTTGTACTTATTTCTATTGCGTGCTGTACTTTTTGCTCCTCATTTGAAATACACAGACTTGTTTGTCTATTCTTAAACAGATATTGCAGTACTAATTATTTTACCATTAATACGTCTATCTGTCTTGTGCAACCTCAGCTCCTCCAACAAGTAGCCTTGGATGGCTTTGCAAATTCTGTTTGTGCAAGGTGAAAATTTTAGAAGCTATTAATGCACATCTAGGAACAAATTTTACGGTGAAGTGCCCTTTTGAAGTGAGTGTTCATCATTTCCGCACCTGTTATGATCGTTTTACTTTAGTTATTCCATACTATTTCTGTCGATTGTCAACTCTACTTGCTTTTTATAGGATGTTTTCAAGGAAGCAACTGAACAAATTGACTCTGAGGATGCACTAGATGAAGATTGGCTTTCTGAGTATTCAGGTGATGAGGACTATGATCCTGAAGAAAACGAGGCCAACAGTAGTTGCATGAGCAGCGGGGAAGAAATTATGTCTGATGATTCCAATGGTTCAGGAAGTCCACTTTATTCTCCAAATGATGATATTCCGGAATTCATATCAGCAGAATTCAATAGTGCTGAAGGGTTCTGTCATGCCAATTTGGACTTAGGCATTGATTCTAGTGAAGATGATTGCACACAGATCCTAACATACCAAAGGCCAAGAAGAGATGTTGATTACAGAAGACTTAATGAGGTTTGTTTCACCAGTCTAAATTATCGCCATCAGTACTGCAATTTAAATCGTTTTGCTTGGATGTATTTTTTATAGGTCACACCTTCATTAAGTAAGTATTTTGATTGTGGGATTAAGTTAGCCCAACCGGCTGGAATGTTGAATACTTTTTATCCTTCCCAGGAAATGTTTGGCAAAATAATTGAGAATGAAGAGCCGAGTGAGGATGAAGATTGGGGTCATgacagaagaaagaaaagaaaaacacgtGCAAGGAGTGATGGGGATAATTCTGTTGAGGGTTTCTCAAATGTTCTATCATATGAAAAGATCCAGAAGAAGGGGAGAAAACTTTTCAGGATTCCTCCCGCAGCAGTCGAGGTAATTGATAGGCCCCTTTATATATGCATATTGTTATTCACATTTGTATTTGTTATGATATAAGATGAACTCATGGCTGTAATGGGATTTCAATCTGGCTTATTGTGCCTGCACCTGTGAAATTGTCATTTTTGTCTTGTTTACGCTTGCTTGTCAATGTCATTAATATCATCTGTCCTTAACCTGTCTAAATTAGGTGCTTCGCAAATCTTTTGCTGAAAATGAGCTCCCACCCCGGGATGTCAAAGAAAATCTCTCGAAAGAATTGGACATCTCTTTTGAAAAGGTACGTAGTGTTTAATTGGATCAATTTTGACAGCTCTGTGTTACTTCTAACATGTATGTGTTTATTCACCTAGAAGTTGCTTTCTGCCGTTCAATTACCCTGTGGCACCTGACTTATAACTTCTGTTATAAGAGATACTATACATGCCATTCATAATTAAAATCAGATGCTCAAGTCAATACCACAGTTGTCAGTTGCCACTCTTTTCATCTGACAATGTGATAGGCAGGGTGTCTAAGTATAGAATGATTACCAACTTGTGTTTCCTTAAAATGTCTTCAGCAGCAGTAACCAGTGACTCTCATCCATTTGCAGATTGATAAATGGTTCAAAAATACTCGGTGTGCTGCTCTCAGAGATCGTAAGGCATGGATTCCTATCTCATGGTTATTCATATAATCTGTGTAATTTCATTGACTAAATAATGTTTCCTTGCATTCCTAGTTGTCCTAAGTGTTGTCTTTGATTTTTGGTTTCTCCCCACCCAATGACTCCTGTTTCTCTATGCTAGAATTTGCTGGGAGGTCCGTAAGCAAAGTCCTAAAAATAATTATGTCAATTTATTTAGTCCAGTGAATCTGTGATTTCTACAGGTGCACAATTATTTTATACAGAATCATTTGTTGTCACAAACTAAATTGCATTTTAACCATTATATATTTTCTACGATTCCATATGCTTTGATTTCATGTGTAAAATTATTGAAGCATACACAGAACCAAGTTCTAGACTAAACTGCAATTTAACTGTTATATGTTCTGCTATTCCATATGCTTTGGTTCCATGTGTAAATTTATTGAAGGTGAAGGATACACAGAACCAAGTTCTAGTTTTCATTCTGTTTCTTGTGGTTATATACTCGAACATTTTTAATATTAGTGCTATCCTTCAGGCTGAAGGGAACAGTCATAATACCGCTCCCAGCAAAAGCTCAAGAAGTAAAGGAAAAGCTGGAATCTCAGGCAAGGTTGATTCAGCAGAAAATTCGTACTCTTTTATTTTCCTATGTCTGAAATCACCAAGGTCCCTACCATGCAAGCAAATATTGAGAAGAGTTTCTCAGTTTTATGAAGTATTCTTGTTGATCCTGGCAGTTATAATAGTGCCATGCCCACAAAGGAATTATAGTCATAGACTCTTAGTGTTTATTAGATACTTGAATCAATGATTTCTGTAACTGTCAGTCAACACATCACCATTGTGCTCAAatatttcttttgttttatCTTGTGGGTAATTCAACAGACTGTGTTTGTTATTGTCTCTTTTGTCCTGCAGGCTGAAAGAAATGGTCATGTTACTGCTACCTCCAATAACTTGGGAACAAGTGAAGAAAAAGCTGGTATCTTGGGCAAGGTTGATTCAGGAGACAATTCATGCTTTGTTCCCTTGTCTGAAATCATCAATGTGCCTACACGATTGCAACGGAATCTTGAGAAGAGGAAGATGGAATCAACTAGCAGCCCTGTGAGGCGAGCTTGTTCTGCAACAGACCAAGTCAAGGTAGAAACTATACACAAAGCTGATTGTGTTTATCTTGTCTAAATTTTAGAACTAATCCACAGTAGCAGGGGCCTTGAAAAATGATCTACTTCTGTCAGATCCATTGAATTGATTGTGTAGCCTCAACATGtt is drawn from Panicum virgatum strain AP13 chromosome 1N, P.virgatum_v5, whole genome shotgun sequence and contains these coding sequences:
- the LOC120654643 gene encoding pathogenesis-related homeodomain protein-like, whose translation is MHSSENKSVCSNSGRSSKRRKETSSELVPVSNRRSRRNASHQCKSDSPLKRSPRKVRNATLAKSITKKYHCSPLKRWKNSDSVAGKTVTGLVARRKKRRKRQNIDETIRLERRARYFLIKIKLEQNLLDAYSGDGWNGQSREKIKPEKELQRAKKQIIKCKIAIRDVIRQLDLYNSTGGVDDPVMPPVAPTNSEHIMCSRCKSHESFPSNKIILCEGACKRAYHEKCSEPALEKNAPPTSSLGWLCKFCLCKVKILEAINAHLGTNFTVKCPFEDVFKEATEQIDSEDALDEDWLSEYSGDEDYDPEENEANSSCMSSGEEIMSDDSNGSGSPLYSPNDDIPEFISAEFNSAEGFCHANLDLGIDSSEDDCTQILTYQRPRRDVDYRRLNEEMFGKIIENEEPSEDEDWGHDRRKKRKTRARSDGDNSVEGFSNVLSYEKIQKKGRKLFRIPPAAVEVLRKSFAENELPPRDVKENLSKELDISFEKIDKWFKNTRCAALRDRKAEGNSHNTAPSKSSRSKGKAGISGKAERNGHVTATSNNLGTSEEKAGILGKVDSGDNSCFVPLSEIINVPTRLQRNLEKRKMESTSSPVRRACSATDQVKESMSPTSKSCLWTDLSHPIISEVSAGEQAASQIDSGACAEEQGAPQMDTGACAEEQAASEMYTGACPEEQAAPLVDVGASDYQPFLDLIDEMCGLECRLQKLKKNMLSSGAEGCGNGGSDMKNKAVVLVPSAELKEKA